A genomic window from Candidatus Methylacidiphilales bacterium includes:
- a CDS encoding ferredoxin has product MKTMHPELEKIGADRAQRHVFLCLGPDCCAKATGEAAWERLKTSLRAHDHPVLRTRAACLRVCQGGPVMVVYPEGVWYAGITPDRIDRLVQEHLIGGNPVEEWVIGRHPLSGGQNP; this is encoded by the coding sequence TTGAAAACCATGCACCCGGAATTGGAAAAAATTGGAGCCGATCGTGCACAACGCCATGTGTTCCTTTGTCTAGGACCGGATTGTTGTGCCAAGGCAACCGGTGAGGCCGCATGGGAACGGCTGAAGACCTCGCTTCGTGCACACGACCATCCGGTCCTCAGGACCAGGGCGGCCTGCCTTCGCGTGTGCCAAGGGGGACCGGTGATGGTGGTTTACCCGGAGGGCGTATGGTATGCCGGAATCACCCCTGACCGGATCGACCGCCTGGTCCAAGAGCACCTCATCGGAGGCAACCCGGTGGAGGAATGGGTCATCGGCCGCCATCCATTATCCGGAGGACAGAATCCATGA
- the ispG gene encoding (E)-4-hydroxy-3-methylbut-2-enyl-diphosphate synthase produces MSLQYCANPFQYHRRLTREVRVGDVIIGGHHPIVVQSMLTCDTMDTAACVKQTLDLVKVGCQLVRITAPTVKDAANLKNIKAELAAQGCHVPIVADIHFKPDAALEAAQWVDKVRINPGNFADKKKFAVREYTDQEYFEELGRIEETFKPLIDLCHQRKLALRIGTNHGSLSDRIMNRYGDTPLGMVESALEFARIARKYQFHNFVFSMKSSNPKVMINAYRLLVAKLNELGPDWNYPLHLGVTEAGEGEDGRIKSAIGIGSLLRDGLGDTIRVSLTEDSVHEIPVARGLAAYAESLNGGAEPKGDFALSFDPFVYARRNSFTVDFGGIKAGAGEPARVFATEDNYQALKPRFAALGDTAPEVVYETSGVIEVDLEDETVIRAVNEMEAPVMVTVKDGCLLNPIVATRILASRIHPRHPILLKDTFHPGENPDILQSLLGSAIHIGALLCDGIGDAILIRQEKAPGASIRLGFNILQAAGNRIFKTDYVACPSCGRTLFDLQSTTARIKAATLHLKGVKIAVMGCIVNGPGEMADADFGYVGGAPGKINLYIGKKPVKFNIPEDEAVERLVDLIKENGKWVDPQPVAESATA; encoded by the coding sequence ATGTCCCTCCAATACTGCGCCAATCCCTTCCAATACCACCGCCGCCTGACCCGTGAGGTCCGGGTGGGTGACGTGATCATCGGTGGACACCACCCCATTGTTGTCCAGTCCATGCTCACCTGCGACACCATGGACACGGCGGCCTGCGTCAAGCAGACCCTCGACTTGGTCAAGGTCGGATGCCAGTTGGTCCGCATCACAGCGCCCACGGTCAAAGACGCCGCCAATCTCAAGAACATCAAGGCGGAACTCGCGGCCCAGGGCTGCCATGTCCCGATCGTGGCCGACATCCACTTCAAGCCCGATGCCGCCCTCGAGGCGGCCCAGTGGGTCGACAAGGTCCGCATCAATCCGGGTAATTTCGCCGACAAAAAGAAGTTCGCCGTCCGTGAATACACCGACCAGGAATATTTCGAGGAACTGGGACGGATCGAGGAAACCTTCAAGCCCCTGATCGACCTTTGCCACCAACGCAAGTTGGCCCTGCGCATCGGTACCAACCACGGCTCGCTCTCCGACCGCATCATGAACCGCTATGGCGACACTCCCCTCGGCATGGTGGAGAGTGCGTTGGAATTCGCCCGCATCGCCCGCAAGTACCAGTTCCACAACTTCGTCTTCTCGATGAAGTCCTCCAATCCCAAGGTGATGATCAACGCCTACCGCCTCCTGGTGGCCAAGCTCAACGAGCTGGGGCCGGATTGGAATTACCCGCTCCACCTCGGAGTGACCGAGGCCGGGGAGGGCGAGGATGGACGCATCAAGAGCGCCATCGGCATCGGTTCCCTTCTCCGCGACGGGCTGGGTGATACGATCCGGGTTTCATTGACCGAGGACAGCGTGCATGAAATTCCGGTGGCCCGTGGTCTCGCGGCCTATGCGGAATCCCTCAATGGAGGCGCAGAGCCGAAAGGGGATTTCGCCCTCAGCTTTGATCCCTTTGTCTACGCCCGGCGCAACAGCTTCACGGTGGACTTTGGAGGCATCAAGGCCGGGGCCGGGGAACCCGCCCGCGTTTTTGCCACCGAGGACAATTACCAGGCCCTCAAACCCCGCTTTGCCGCCCTCGGCGATACCGCTCCGGAAGTGGTTTATGAAACCTCCGGAGTGATCGAGGTCGACTTGGAGGATGAAACGGTGATCCGGGCGGTCAACGAGATGGAGGCACCGGTCATGGTCACGGTCAAGGACGGTTGCCTGCTCAACCCGATTGTGGCCACCCGCATTCTGGCTTCACGCATCCACCCGCGCCATCCAATCCTGCTCAAGGACACCTTCCATCCCGGGGAGAATCCCGACATCCTCCAGAGCTTGTTAGGATCGGCGATCCACATCGGGGCGCTTCTGTGTGATGGGATCGGCGATGCCATCCTCATCCGGCAGGAAAAGGCCCCGGGAGCGAGCATCCGCCTCGGGTTCAATATCCTCCAGGCCGCAGGCAACCGGATCTTCAAGACGGATTACGTCGCCTGCCCGTCCTGTGGGCGGACGCTCTTCGATCTCCAATCGACCACGGCCAGGATCAAGGCGGCCACCCTCCACCTCAAAGGGGTCAAGATCGCGGTCATGGGCTGCATCGTCAACGGTCCCGGGGAAATGGCCGACGCCGATTTTGGCTATGTCGGCGGGGCTCCCGGCAAGATCAACCTCTACATCGGCAAGAAACCGGTCAAGTTCAACATCCCCGAGGATGAGGCGGTCGAGCGTTTGGTGGACCTGATCAAGGAAAACGGAAAGTGGGTCGATCCCCAACCCGTGGCCGAATCCGCAACAGCCTGA
- a CDS encoding phosphatidate cytidylyltransferase: MLAKRIFSSALLIGLLFYLSHSGHYWGVCILVAVTGLLAQWEFYTLQESKGLKVFKKAGVFCGAVYLLVCSLPSLPMAQAGTWWGGADTLAILLVIIGLLSRQVFETNQASPMATVALTLFGFFYIPFLFSFIIKILFQAGYPPSQGVLLAAYVVAVTKATDIGAFIVGTTLGRHKMSPTISPKKTWEGFVGGLVLALVVSLALSRLFDPISPVFHSFHPWCLGVLLSLISVVGDLAESVIKRDARIKDSGGIIPGIGGCLDLIDSILFTAPLFFSYLLFFIIP, translated from the coding sequence ATGCTGGCCAAGCGAATTTTTTCCAGTGCCTTGTTGATCGGACTTCTGTTCTATCTCTCCCATTCCGGGCACTACTGGGGCGTTTGTATCCTGGTGGCGGTGACCGGATTGTTGGCCCAATGGGAATTTTATACCCTGCAGGAATCCAAGGGGTTGAAAGTTTTCAAGAAAGCCGGGGTCTTTTGCGGGGCCGTGTACCTTCTGGTCTGTTCGCTGCCGTCGTTGCCCATGGCCCAGGCCGGTACTTGGTGGGGCGGGGCCGACACCCTGGCCATCCTGCTGGTCATCATCGGCCTGTTGAGCCGTCAGGTTTTCGAAACCAACCAAGCCAGTCCCATGGCCACAGTGGCCCTGACCCTTTTCGGGTTTTTCTACATTCCCTTTCTCTTTTCCTTCATCATCAAAATACTCTTCCAGGCGGGCTACCCCCCATCCCAGGGCGTACTGCTCGCCGCTTATGTCGTGGCGGTCACCAAGGCCACCGACATCGGCGCCTTCATCGTTGGCACCACCCTCGGGCGGCATAAGATGAGTCCGACAATCAGTCCCAAGAAAACCTGGGAAGGCTTCGTCGGCGGCTTGGTTCTGGCCCTCGTGGTCAGCTTGGCGTTGTCCCGGCTTTTCGACCCCATCAGCCCGGTCTTCCACAGCTTCCACCCCTGGTGCCTTGGTGTCCTGCTTTCCCTGATCAGTGTCGTTGGCGATCTGGCTGAATCGGTCATCAAAAGGGACGCCCGGATCAAGGATTCCGGCGGGATCATCCCTGGAATCGGCGGCTGCCTGGACCTCATCGACAGCATCCTCTTCACCGCACCCCTGTTTTTCTCGTACCTCCTTTTCTTCATCATCCCATGA
- the recO gene encoding DNA repair protein RecO, translating into MNTRDSGVIVHCLPYSETSVIAVWMSENHGILRTLAKGARRPKQPLFGLVDAYRAGSFGFRASRTSQLHTLVDFAPERYYPGLASDYARGLCASYFYEVIARLSEPQHPQPEIHQLYLKALDYLDHRAPTPTLVGRFEKRLFELLGLHDPGCTHRVLRQRLLHPLPKTWQRLATVLGES; encoded by the coding sequence TTGAATACCCGGGACTCTGGGGTCATAGTCCACTGCCTTCCCTATTCCGAGACCAGCGTCATCGCGGTTTGGATGTCGGAAAATCACGGCATCCTACGCACCCTGGCCAAGGGAGCGCGGCGTCCCAAGCAACCTTTGTTCGGCCTCGTGGATGCGTACCGCGCGGGGTCGTTCGGTTTCCGCGCCAGCCGCACCTCGCAATTGCACACGCTGGTCGACTTTGCCCCTGAACGCTACTACCCGGGATTGGCCTCGGATTATGCCCGCGGACTGTGCGCATCCTATTTCTACGAAGTCATCGCACGGTTGAGTGAACCCCAGCACCCGCAACCGGAGATACACCAATTGTATCTCAAAGCGCTGGATTACCTAGATCACCGAGCTCCGACCCCGACGCTGGTCGGGCGATTTGAGAAGCGGCTTTTTGAATTACTGGGCCTGCATGACCCGGGTTGCACCCACCGGGTATTACGCCAACGTTTGCTCCACCCCCTGCCCAAAACGTGGCAGCGGCTGGCAACGGTCCTGGGCGAATCGTAA
- a CDS encoding phosphoadenylyl-sulfate reductase: MKDLAHWNQILLAQNAQERVAWALKNYRGHIVLSSSFGAQAAVMLHLVTTQEPSIPVVVVDTGYLFPETYQFIDTLTERLKLNLHVARPAISAAWQEARHGKLWDGGLEGLEKYNQLNKVEPLEAALHHLHARAWLTGIRAQQSLTREKLGVLALKNGRVKVHPILDWTDRDVFQYLKNHNLPYHPLWDQGYVSIGDTHSTRQLTEGLSEAETRFMGLKRECGLHENSSSEGQLPEYSI; this comes from the coding sequence GTGAAAGACTTGGCCCACTGGAACCAAATACTCCTCGCCCAGAATGCACAGGAACGGGTCGCTTGGGCCTTGAAAAACTATCGGGGTCATATCGTTCTTTCTTCCAGTTTCGGCGCGCAGGCGGCAGTGATGCTTCACTTGGTCACGACCCAAGAGCCTTCGATTCCGGTGGTGGTCGTCGATACCGGCTATCTCTTCCCCGAAACCTACCAATTCATCGATACCCTGACCGAGCGCCTGAAGCTGAATCTCCATGTCGCACGGCCTGCCATTAGTGCGGCTTGGCAAGAAGCCCGTCATGGCAAACTGTGGGATGGAGGACTGGAGGGCCTCGAAAAATACAACCAACTGAACAAGGTCGAACCCCTGGAGGCCGCCCTGCATCATCTCCATGCCCGGGCCTGGTTGACCGGCATCCGTGCACAGCAATCCCTCACCCGGGAAAAGCTTGGAGTACTGGCCCTGAAAAACGGACGGGTCAAAGTCCACCCCATCCTTGATTGGACGGACCGCGATGTCTTCCAATACCTGAAGAATCACAACCTCCCGTATCACCCACTTTGGGACCAGGGTTATGTCTCGATTGGCGACACCCATTCCACCCGACAATTGACCGAGGGCCTGTCCGAGGCGGAGACGCGCTTCATGGGGTTGAAGCGCGAATGCGGCCTGCACGAAAACTCCTCCTCCGAGGGCCAGTTGCCAGAGTATTCCATCTGA
- the dxr gene encoding 1-deoxy-D-xylulose-5-phosphate reductoisomerase, which produces MKRVILLGSSGSIGMSACKVAREFPDGMKLVGLAVQRSTEKLAEQVREFGVGTVAVTDPDAAAGMPSLLPSGCRCFSGEEGLVRLVEEVEADMVLVAIVGTAGLRPALAALRSGKDLAVASKEILVMAGEEVMGTAAALGRKVLPVDSEHNAIFQCLQNAPNPEIRRLILTASGGPFRTTPAAELAHVTVAQALKHPTWDMGRKITIDSATLFNKGLEMIEARWLFGAGMDRIDVVVHPQSIVHSLVEFVDHSVIAQLSHSDMCFPIQYAVTYPKRLPNNLPVLDLAKLGQLLFEAPDPVRFPALRLAREAGTAGGTLPAVFNAANEVAVEAFLGGRCPFPGIWETVERVMQRHDNIASPSLDAIVSADGWARKEARLHLHL; this is translated from the coding sequence ATGAAACGTGTCATCCTCCTAGGTTCCAGCGGCTCAATCGGCATGAGCGCCTGCAAAGTCGCCCGCGAATTCCCTGACGGGATGAAGTTGGTCGGATTGGCCGTGCAGCGCAGCACGGAGAAGCTGGCCGAACAGGTGCGTGAATTCGGTGTCGGCACGGTCGCCGTCACCGACCCCGACGCCGCGGCCGGTATGCCGTCGCTGTTGCCTTCGGGGTGCCGTTGCTTTTCCGGTGAGGAAGGTCTCGTCCGGCTGGTCGAGGAAGTGGAGGCGGACATGGTCTTGGTGGCGATCGTCGGCACGGCCGGTCTGCGTCCGGCCCTGGCGGCACTCCGTTCCGGCAAGGACCTGGCCGTGGCCAGCAAAGAAATCCTCGTCATGGCCGGCGAGGAAGTCATGGGCACCGCTGCCGCGCTTGGGCGCAAGGTCCTGCCGGTCGACAGCGAGCACAATGCCATTTTCCAGTGCCTGCAAAATGCCCCCAACCCCGAGATCCGCCGCCTCATCCTGACCGCATCCGGTGGACCATTCCGCACCACCCCGGCCGCGGAGCTGGCCCACGTGACCGTGGCCCAGGCCCTCAAACACCCGACCTGGGACATGGGACGCAAGATCACCATTGATTCCGCCACCCTCTTCAACAAGGGCCTGGAAATGATCGAAGCCCGCTGGCTTTTCGGTGCTGGCATGGACCGCATTGATGTGGTGGTCCACCCGCAGAGCATCGTCCATTCCTTGGTCGAATTCGTCGACCACTCGGTCATCGCCCAGCTGAGCCACTCGGACATGTGTTTTCCGATCCAGTATGCCGTCACCTATCCGAAGCGGCTCCCGAACAATCTGCCCGTGCTCGATCTGGCCAAACTGGGCCAGTTGCTCTTCGAGGCCCCCGACCCGGTTCGTTTTCCCGCCCTGCGCCTGGCCCGTGAGGCCGGCACGGCAGGGGGCACGTTGCCGGCAGTTTTCAATGCGGCCAATGAGGTGGCGGTCGAGGCCTTTCTCGGCGGACGCTGCCCGTTCCCGGGCATCTGGGAAACGGTGGAGAGGGTCATGCAGCGGCACGACAACATTGCCTCACCCAGCCTGGATGCTATAGTTTCTGCGGACGGTTGGGCCCGGAAAGAAGCCCGCCTTCACCTCCATTTATGA
- the cysD gene encoding sulfate adenylyltransferase subunit CysD, protein MSPTYQLSHLRQLEAESIQIIREVAAEFQKPVMLYSIGKDSAVMLRLAQKAFAPGKLPFPLLHVDTLWKFKEMYELRDRVSREISEVLVWTNQEGVNLGVNPITHGSEKHTHIMKTEALKQALNHYGFDAAFGGARRDEEKSRAKERVYSFRNAFHQWDPKNQRPELWSLYNSRVNKGESIRVFPLSNWTELDIWLYLMREDIPIVPLYFAKERPVVRRSGTLIMRDDERLPLEPGEQPEMKRVRFRTLGCYPLTGAVESEADTLEKIVQEMLLATNSERQGRVIDYDGAASMEEKKKDGYF, encoded by the coding sequence ATGTCACCCACCTATCAGCTATCCCATCTTCGCCAACTTGAGGCAGAAAGCATCCAGATCATCCGCGAGGTGGCGGCTGAGTTCCAAAAGCCGGTCATGCTTTATTCTATCGGCAAGGATTCGGCCGTGATGCTCCGACTGGCCCAAAAAGCCTTCGCCCCGGGCAAATTGCCTTTCCCGCTTCTGCACGTCGACACGTTATGGAAGTTCAAGGAAATGTATGAGCTGCGAGACCGGGTCAGCCGGGAGATATCCGAAGTGTTGGTCTGGACCAACCAAGAGGGGGTCAATCTGGGAGTTAATCCGATCACCCATGGTTCTGAGAAACACACCCACATCATGAAAACCGAGGCCTTGAAGCAGGCCCTCAATCACTACGGTTTTGATGCGGCCTTTGGTGGAGCCCGGCGCGATGAAGAAAAATCACGGGCCAAAGAGCGGGTCTACAGTTTCCGCAATGCCTTCCACCAATGGGATCCCAAGAACCAGCGTCCGGAACTCTGGAGCCTCTACAACAGCCGGGTCAACAAGGGCGAATCCATCCGGGTTTTCCCCCTCTCCAATTGGACCGAACTCGATATCTGGCTTTACCTCATGCGCGAGGACATCCCCATCGTGCCCCTCTATTTCGCCAAGGAACGACCCGTGGTGAGACGGAGCGGCACCCTCATCATGCGTGACGACGAACGCCTTCCTCTCGAGCCTGGCGAACAACCAGAAATGAAGCGCGTCCGTTTCCGTACCCTCGGCTGCTACCCTCTCACGGGTGCGGTCGAATCCGAGGCCGATACCCTGGAGAAAATCGTCCAGGAAATGCTTCTGGCCACCAACTCGGAACGCCAGGGCCGTGTCATCGACTACGATGGCGCCGCCTCGATGGAAGAAAAAAAGAAAGATGGTTACTTTTAA
- the rseP gene encoding RIP metalloprotease RseP → MTFGIVFTMLAAFLAAFLLFSITVFVHELGHFLAARWRGLVVEEFAIGMGQKVFGFRWRGVEYTLRLFPFGGFVKLPQMVAMEAVEGKSEQQAKDLPPASPWSKILTAFAGPLFSFLLAVVFAVLCFVTGVPQNQGLLTRTVGYVEPGSAADQAGIQPGDVIERIDGHRVSRWQGRFDGVVESLMLSKNERVSVEVLRAGQPLSFSVLPVKNPEMENLRMIGIEDYPSRPATVGQVIKGSPAEGAGLRKGDVITQVNGTVVTSPGLVGYLVGKAAGPVALQVLRGHDSFAVTVTPLLETTTKRRLIGVGWNMVDRKVVHIPPAEQITNGIFTIKRTMEALVSPKSGVGVRHLSGPVGIFDNLVNLLTVDWRLVLYFSVVLNVNLAIMNLLPIPVLDGGHIVLSLAEWIRRKPAEIRFVEMMHLASLAVILCFFLYVSFFDLNRSARKVRTFFEQTKDGKPAAEYQFEPAKP, encoded by the coding sequence ATGACCTTCGGAATCGTTTTCACCATGCTGGCCGCTTTTTTGGCGGCCTTCCTGCTTTTCAGCATCACCGTCTTCGTTCATGAACTGGGCCATTTCCTGGCTGCCCGTTGGCGTGGGCTGGTGGTGGAAGAATTTGCCATCGGCATGGGCCAGAAGGTCTTTGGATTCCGTTGGCGCGGTGTGGAGTATACCCTCCGGTTGTTCCCCTTCGGTGGATTCGTTAAACTCCCCCAAATGGTGGCCATGGAGGCCGTCGAGGGCAAAAGCGAACAGCAGGCCAAGGATCTGCCCCCGGCTTCACCCTGGTCCAAAATCCTGACTGCCTTCGCCGGCCCTCTTTTCAGTTTCCTCCTCGCCGTGGTCTTCGCCGTACTTTGCTTTGTCACCGGGGTCCCGCAGAACCAGGGCCTGCTCACCCGCACGGTCGGATACGTCGAGCCGGGAAGCGCGGCCGACCAGGCCGGAATCCAGCCGGGCGATGTCATTGAACGCATCGACGGCCACCGGGTCAGCCGCTGGCAGGGTCGCTTTGATGGGGTTGTCGAGTCACTCATGCTTTCAAAGAACGAAAGGGTTTCGGTGGAAGTGTTGCGAGCAGGGCAGCCATTGTCCTTTTCCGTCTTACCGGTCAAGAATCCTGAGATGGAAAACCTGCGCATGATCGGGATTGAGGATTATCCCTCCCGGCCTGCCACAGTCGGCCAAGTCATCAAGGGGTCACCTGCCGAGGGCGCGGGACTCCGCAAGGGCGATGTCATCACCCAAGTCAACGGAACGGTCGTCACCAGCCCCGGCCTGGTGGGTTACTTGGTCGGCAAGGCCGCGGGACCGGTTGCGCTCCAAGTCCTGCGTGGCCACGACTCCTTTGCCGTAACGGTCACTCCGCTTCTCGAAACCACCACCAAGCGGCGTCTCATCGGGGTCGGTTGGAACATGGTCGATCGCAAAGTCGTCCATATCCCCCCGGCAGAGCAGATCACCAACGGGATCTTCACCATCAAGCGCACCATGGAAGCCTTGGTCAGCCCGAAGTCCGGGGTGGGGGTCCGCCACCTCAGCGGGCCGGTCGGCATCTTCGACAACCTGGTCAATCTCCTCACTGTGGACTGGCGCCTCGTCCTGTATTTTTCCGTCGTCCTCAATGTCAACCTGGCCATCATGAACCTGCTGCCCATTCCGGTCCTCGACGGCGGCCACATTGTGCTCTCGCTGGCCGAATGGATCCGCCGCAAGCCGGCGGAAATCCGCTTCGTGGAAATGATGCACCTGGCCTCGTTGGCGGTCATCCTTTGCTTCTTCCTCTACGTCAGCTTTTTCGACCTCAACCGCTCCGCCCGCAAGGTCAGGACCTTTTTCGAACAAACAAAGGACGGCAAACCTGCCGCGGAATACCAATTCGAACCCGCCAAACCCTGA
- the cysN gene encoding sulfate adenylyltransferase subunit CysN, which translates to MHSHDLAATDIKAYLKLHEEKDLLRFLTCGSVDDGKSTLIGRLLYDSKMIYEDQLAAVMKDSKVHGTTGTDFDPALLTDGLKAEREQGITIDVAYRYFSTDKRKFIIADTPGHEQYTRNMATGASTCNLAIILVDARHGVVVQTKRHSFIVSLLGIKHVVVAVNKMDLKDWSKDVFNKIRQDFNEFAARMSFHDVHFIPLSALNGDNVVDRSVNTPWYDGPTLLHHLENVNIVADRNLIDFRFPVQYVLRPNLNYRGFAGTVASGVIRVGDEVASLPSGRRSRVKSIETYNGPIPEAYPPMSVTLTLEDEIDASRGNMLVHPNNVPHVGHEFDAMLVWMHESPAVPGTTYLVKHTTQMVPGVLSAVRYRVDVNSMRKLRQDNENEPVSLALNEIGRVHLTLHRPVAYDAYSANRETGSFILIDRLTNATVAAGMIIDRPVAAPGTPASDTPVSQNITREDHLVTSSDRETMLRQRGVTFWLTGLSGSGKSTIAKAFEQKLVSLGRPCYILDGDNIRHGLNRDLGFSMEDRTENIRRISEVARLFNQAGLIVITAFISPYQRDRAAAREIIGEDAFVEVHVDTPIAVCESRDPKGLYRKARAGEIPQFTGISDPYEAPEKPELRLATAEMDVQSSVDKLLAHAIQVCRFS; encoded by the coding sequence ATGCATTCCCACGACCTTGCCGCCACTGACATCAAAGCCTACCTCAAACTGCACGAGGAAAAGGATCTTCTCCGCTTCCTGACCTGCGGCAGTGTGGATGACGGCAAATCCACCCTCATCGGGCGCCTCCTATACGACAGCAAGATGATCTACGAAGACCAGCTGGCCGCCGTCATGAAGGATTCCAAGGTCCATGGCACCACCGGCACCGACTTCGACCCCGCACTGCTCACCGATGGACTCAAGGCGGAACGCGAGCAGGGCATCACCATCGACGTGGCCTATCGCTACTTTTCCACCGATAAGCGCAAGTTCATCATCGCCGACACCCCCGGCCATGAGCAATACACCCGCAACATGGCCACCGGGGCCTCGACCTGCAACCTGGCCATCATTCTCGTCGATGCACGGCACGGGGTCGTTGTCCAGACCAAGCGTCACAGCTTCATCGTCTCGCTGCTGGGCATCAAGCACGTGGTCGTAGCCGTCAACAAAATGGACCTCAAGGATTGGTCGAAAGACGTCTTCAACAAGATCCGGCAGGATTTCAACGAATTTGCCGCCCGCATGTCGTTCCACGACGTCCATTTCATCCCGTTGTCCGCTCTGAATGGGGACAACGTGGTCGATCGCAGTGTCAATACACCCTGGTATGACGGCCCGACCCTTCTGCACCACCTCGAGAACGTCAACATCGTGGCCGACCGCAATCTCATCGACTTCCGTTTTCCCGTCCAATATGTCCTCCGGCCGAACCTCAACTACCGCGGCTTTGCCGGTACGGTCGCCTCGGGCGTGATCCGGGTGGGTGACGAGGTGGCCTCACTACCATCCGGCCGCCGTTCGAGGGTCAAGTCGATCGAAACGTACAACGGACCGATTCCCGAGGCCTACCCCCCGATGTCGGTGACCTTGACGCTAGAGGATGAGATCGATGCCTCCCGCGGCAATATGCTGGTTCACCCGAACAATGTGCCGCATGTGGGCCATGAATTCGATGCCATGCTGGTCTGGATGCATGAGTCGCCCGCGGTTCCCGGCACCACCTATCTGGTCAAACACACCACCCAAATGGTGCCCGGTGTGCTCAGTGCCGTCCGTTACCGGGTGGACGTCAACTCCATGCGCAAACTGCGGCAGGACAATGAAAACGAGCCGGTTTCACTGGCCTTGAACGAAATCGGACGGGTACACCTGACCCTTCACCGTCCCGTCGCCTATGATGCCTACAGCGCCAACCGCGAAACGGGTAGCTTCATCCTCATCGACCGCCTGACCAACGCCACCGTCGCGGCGGGAATGATCATCGACCGTCCTGTGGCCGCGCCCGGGACCCCGGCCTCCGACACCCCGGTCAGCCAGAACATCACCCGTGAGGACCACTTGGTCACGTCATCCGACCGGGAGACGATGCTGCGCCAACGCGGGGTCACCTTCTGGCTCACCGGCCTGAGCGGATCGGGCAAGTCCACCATCGCCAAGGCTTTCGAACAAAAGTTGGTTTCCCTTGGCCGGCCGTGCTATATCCTCGATGGAGATAACATCCGCCACGGGCTCAATCGTGACCTTGGTTTCAGCATGGAGGACCGCACGGAAAACATCCGCCGCATCAGCGAAGTGGCCCGATTGTTCAATCAAGCCGGCTTGATTGTCATCACCGCCTTCATTTCCCCCTACCAGCGCGACCGCGCCGCGGCGCGTGAGATCATCGGGGAGGATGCCTTTGTCGAGGTCCATGTCGATACCCCCATTGCGGTCTGCGAGAGCCGGGATCCCAAAGGTCTGTACCGCAAGGCCCGTGCTGGAGAGATTCCCCAGTTCACCGGGATCAGCGATCCCTATGAAGCACCGGAGAAACCGGAGTTGCGTCTGGCCACGGCCGAGATGGACGTGCAGTCATCGGTGGATAAGCTGCTGGCCCACGCCATCCAAGTTTGCCGTTTTTCCTGA
- a CDS encoding serine/threonine protein kinase translates to MARRTPSHGSSPAWGKDTQFFYDLTPERTLAAIESTGLHCTGRVHFLNSMENRVVAAELESPLPGTSITYVVAKFYRPGRWTREQILEEHDFLYDLAEAEIPICAPLGGRGRSLHVLDDTGIRFSLFPRIGGRTPDELDEEQLVRVGRLMGRVHAVGASGNASHRITLGPSTYGRASLDVLLGEGHIPDPFAGQVERLAGEMLDRSNEWFAETRNQRIHGDAHLGNLLWTPEGAMWVDFDDMVIGPPVQDLWLLAAGREPSDAGRRDCLLSGYQEFHDFDHRSWRLIEPLRALRYLHFAAWISKRWQDPAFPRAFPFYGTPAYWGQLADDLRECCDMLEAGD, encoded by the coding sequence GTGGCCCGCCGCACTCCATCCCATGGTTCCTCCCCCGCCTGGGGCAAGGACACCCAATTTTTCTACGACTTGACCCCGGAAAGGACTCTGGCTGCGATCGAATCCACCGGTCTGCATTGTACCGGCCGGGTCCACTTCCTCAACAGCATGGAAAACCGGGTCGTCGCCGCCGAATTGGAGTCGCCCCTGCCCGGGACCTCCATCACCTACGTGGTGGCCAAGTTTTATCGCCCAGGCCGCTGGACGCGGGAACAGATCCTGGAGGAACACGATTTCCTCTACGACCTGGCCGAGGCCGAAATTCCCATCTGCGCCCCGTTGGGCGGGCGAGGACGCAGCCTGCATGTTTTGGATGACACCGGCATCCGCTTCAGTCTCTTCCCCCGCATCGGCGGGAGGACCCCGGACGAACTCGATGAGGAACAACTGGTGCGCGTGGGACGGCTCATGGGCCGCGTCCATGCTGTGGGGGCCTCGGGCAACGCCAGCCACCGTATCACCCTCGGGCCCTCCACCTATGGCCGGGCCAGCCTCGATGTACTTCTGGGGGAAGGCCACATTCCCGATCCCTTTGCCGGGCAGGTGGAGCGCTTGGCCGGGGAAATGCTCGATCGTTCGAACGAGTGGTTCGCGGAAACCCGCAACCAACGCATCCACGGAGATGCCCACTTGGGCAACCTGCTCTGGACCCCGGAAGGGGCCATGTGGGTGGACTTCGACGACATGGTGATCGGACCACCCGTGCAGGACCTGTGGCTGCTGGCGGCAGGGCGGGAACCTTCGGATGCCGGGCGTCGCGACTGCCTGCTTTCAGGCTATCAGGAGTTTCATGACTTCGACCACCGTTCCTGGCGATTGATCGAACCCCTGCGCGCCCTGCGCTACCTGCATTTTGCCGCCTGGATCAGCAAGCGCTGGCAAGATCCGGCCTTCCCCCGGGCCTTCCCCTTCTACGGCACCCCGGCCTATTGGGGCCAGTTGGCGGATGACCTGCGGGAATGTTGCGATATGCTGGAGGCGGGCGATTGA